The genomic window aaaaaaaaaaaaagttctctgtTATGTTAGACGTGGTTCTGTGTCAAACATGAAAGGACAATTGCATTCAAAGGAGCAGTGTTTGTGAAGTGTTTGGCATTACACCACCAACCACAACAGTTTGGCTGTACAGGAAGGTAAGAGAGCGTTTTAAGTCTTTCATGTGTCCCAACAGCACGCAAGCGTCACACGTTGCGTCACATCGGTCGCACGCTGTCCACAAttcaacatgtaaatatgcactTCTTTTGCTCTGTGGATTTCTGGTTCCCCTTGTAAACAGTATGACGtctagtgcttttattttgaaggtggagaaAAATTCTGCCTTTGTGTCAACACGAATCAAAGCACCACATTTCAGTGCCAGATATGTATTATTAGTGCACACTGCACCACAAGCTAATACGCTCTGCTGAGAGACAAAAGCTAAAGCCAATCAACTAAACACACTCCCAGCTCCTCGTCGAGCTTCCTCGTTCCTTGTCCATGTCTACGCTAGCGACAGAACTGGGCATGGGGGTGAAAACGGCGCGTCCCGATGCTTTCACAATGCATTGGCTCGCGGGCTGTTAGGACACTCCAGTAAGAAACAACAGatcaagctgattttgtcgTTAAacgtgttttctgttttttaatgaccATAATGAATCCTGGAAGGTGGCTCCACCCCTCTTTTGCCTCGTCTAAGTTCCTAAAGATGTACGGAAACCATTCTGTTCTTCTTGATATTGATTCCAACACCTAGACTCGTACAATTATCTGAGTATACCTTAGAAACTAGTGACCTAGCTCATTATTAAAAGCTTATAATTTTCTAAATATGCTGTTTGTTGAAAACTGCAGCACACTGTCTGATAACACCACACTGACACTGTCACAAGATAGTCCACCTGAAACAGGTGCAAACAGATTATTGAAGTACTGGATCGATGCATTGACTTCACCGATACCTGATACCAGTTATCGTACAAGGACCCTGTAGACACTCTTATAAAAGATTCTGATACATTaattttatttgataggacgACACTGCTGCCCATTTACTGCCCAAACAGAATTCAAATTGACATCAATTATTTTTCCATTTGCACATTTGAAGCCAAATTAGCAGTTTGCCTGAAATTCATTCATCGAAACATGACAAGGAAATGACTTGAAGAGTGACATTTAAGTTGCCAGCTCATTCACAGCTGCTGAGTCACACTGAGAAGGACTCAGCGGTAATGACTCACCGAGGGCCTTTTCACAGATTTACATAGAAATAGACCAAAGATACCACAGTGGgtggtaaaaataaaataaaaattttgCGCCTCACTCAAAGAGTCTGGTTTGAAATATAATTTGTTAAGGTGTCCTTGATTAACACCCAACAAACTTTTTCAGCTGTTTATGACCCCTTACATGTTAGTCATCtgtgaggttgttttttttttgtcagcctCCTGCCATTACATTCCTAACAGGATTTAGTATCATTTCAGAATTTTGAgccagccttttttttatttttgaaggcAATCCTGGGCTGAGACATGTTCCCTGTTGGGGTACGCTGGCTCAGTTTCTCGGTTGTTATGACTGAGGGTCGATGCAGCTCAGTTTTCAGAGTTGCCTGAAGCCCGACATGCCTTTAAAGAAAGTTAAGCTTTACTTAAAGTTAGGTagtagtgttttctgttttctactTGCTCAATGTACTCACTGGTGGGAGAGTTAGACAGTTAAGCAAGTTTAATTTAGTGCTCCTTTCATGGGACGCCATTCTTGTATTGTAtaaatttgtgtgttttgggttAGGGCTGTTCTGCTTTGTAGCTTTAGTTTAGATTTCGTAAAATTACCCAGTTTGGTAACAATTAATGAGTTTGTTAGTGCTCCCTTCCTTTGTCATCAGACCCTTAAGACAATGTTGCAAGCCTACTGTAAACTTTGCCAAATTCTAAAACCTTTGCCAATTTAGATGCACACCTTTCTTACCTGGATTCCACAGAAAGCTCTGACATCATAGGGGTGATAATAAAACATTCTACTGTCTTTTCTGATGTTGGTGATGTGACTCCTGTGAAGCAACATCCATACAGAGTAACTCCTGAGAAGTGGAGAGATTTTGCAGATAGAGGTAGACTTACTACCTACTGAAGCATGGCATTGCTGAACCCATTGTCTGCTCGTTGACAAGAAAAATCAGACACCTCGATTATGCACTGATTTTCCCCATCACCGAGAGCGACTGTGAACTTTCTGCTTTGTGACCTGAGATGTCGGTACACGGTTATGGCCATTGGAATGTGCAACACACCAGCCACTTTTCCGCATCTGCTGACTACAGTGTTGAGAGGTGTTGCAAACGGTGAGGCTTAccttgttgatgttgtcatctATAGCTCTGTTTGGTCTCAACCCGTAGCTCAGCTTGAGGCAGTGTTCAGTAGGCTAGCGACAGCCAATATGACCTTGAACCTTGCCAAGAGCGAATTCGGACAGGCCACAGTGACTTATCGAAGTTGTTGGTTGTGGAAGGGTTTGTCCTATCAGTGCCGAAAGTAGACGCTATTGTGAGTTTTGCTGTTCCAATTTCTCATCTTGAGTTGAAAGATTTCCTTGGTATTGCAGGAACTTTGCAACTGTTGCTAACCCTTTCAACAAACCTGCTAAGCCCCAAGATCTTCCTTGTTTGGACAGATGTTTGTCTGCTGGCATTTGAGGAATTGAAAGCGGTTGGCTAGTGCTCCTGTACTAGCTGCCCCTGACTTTGACCGAGACTTTGAGGTGGCCATTGACGTCAGTGATGTTGGGGCTGATCTTCTCCAACAGGACTCTTCCAAGTGTTGAGCATCCCTTGGGCTTCTTTTCGAAGATCTGACACAAATCTTGGCCCTTACTCTGGCTCATTCTGATGTTTGGGTCATCCATTAAGCCCCTTGTGGACTATATGAACAATAACCCCTTGGACTCTTTAAGCAGGATGAAAAACTCCATCCACCGTCTCATGCGATGGAGTCTGTTCCTTCAAGGATTTACCCTGAAAATCCAGCATATTCAGAGGAGGGACACAATGTCCTTTCAAGTGATCCATGCAAAATGTCATTTCTTTCATGTAAAATGTTGCCTTAGCACAACCCATTTATGGGAGGTGTTAAGTGCAAAactgatcttgttttttttaagcactaCCTGACCTCCACTCTCTATCAACCTCTGATCGGCTGCACCTGTGTGCTTGTCTACAAAAGCCTGAGTCAAGAgtctcccccctctccatcACGCTGCAGCCAGGATCAGAAGCATGGCTTCAAGCACCATTTGTTTTTGAGTATTTAAGATTAttatacaaaacattttttttttcttttgatatatatataattattattattttttttttacttctgtatGTTGCCTCCCCTGAGCCATAGTTTGAACTACCCTGTGCTACATTTGTACTTACTCATGAGGGCAGCTCGGTGGTTGCTGGTCCTTGTCTCCATGGGGCTGTAGCTGTCTGAGTTGCGGGTAGCAAGGGGTTTGGCCACAGGGGCAGTGGACTTTCCGCTGGCATCACCTGTCCAACGTAGCATGAACTGCAACGTGGGTCCCTGAGAAAATGTCTCGAATGGTGGCAGTCTCTGTGGGACGGTCAAACAGAGTAACAGTCAGTGATGAGGAGGTGTAACTAAGATAAGCAACCCCTAGGGTTTAGATCATTCATCCTTAGAGTGACTGGCAGCCAAATTTAAGATATCACATTAAGTCAGTGAAgggaagctgttttttttgcttcaagACTTTTCTTAAACTAAAGGAAGCAAATTTTCCTCTCATGTAGCGTTTAAGGTACAGCACACTGGTGTTATGCTCCTGCATGTCACTGACAGTCATTCTACCGTTTATCACTTAGTTGGAGTTAAATTAGCGCgctgtaactttacaaacacatCAAGTCGGGACATGACAAAGGCAATGCACGCTGTTGCCTTATGTCATTTCCAttagaacatttcaggagtgcacatgtgaaaacagctagAGAATTCCAgtaggactgcccctgaaatcctcctgatctggttgttcacaaaTGCACCTCACAGAGGGAGTCTATCCCTGTCAGGAGGGGggacttgggggggggggttcccaatatcaacaaaagagcagagaagaacagtAGAACTAGTAAACAGAAAAcctaatgcagcagtttaattatgtgcacggagatcgtaccGTGTATACAGTCTTTCGTTGTGTACTGATCGAAAGGGAATAAACgtcaacacccccccccccccccactctctctctctctcaaggtGAATTATCCTGCGTCTCAGTTTTTCATGCgatttgtgcaagtgtgaaagccctaactGTCTTAATCGGACATCACAGATCAGTCCTGATTGGCACATCAGAAtaacataaatcactttttacaAGCATGACCTgccagtgaaaaaaaaaacagctatttGCAGTTGAATTATGTCCCCAACTGACAGATCTGTCATGTGAGAACATAAGCCCTGCCTAAGAGGAGGCGACTCCTTATGGCACACAGTTTAAGCCCTCCTTACTTTTCCATCGAGAATGGTTTCCCATGTTGCTCTCTTCTTGCTGATGGGGCTGTCCTCCATCCCTTGCATGGACACCTCGTACTCCCCATCCAGCAGCTGCAATCTCCTGCAGACGACAAAACCAGAGCAATGATTTGAAGGCACAGTAGAGGGATTAGAAAGAGAGATGTTAAAAATAATCACTAAACCTTACCTGTTTTTATCAAAAACAGTCATCTGTGCAACGAAAGTCTCTGTGGCATCTCCGTCGTCTCTATGGGATGAACTTCTCTTCTTTCGACTAGGAGTATCtgttacatcttttttttaattaaaggacATAAAAAATGCATGCACCATTTAATCATTAATACAAACtctacaaagacaaaaaaaaacactaagggCTTAGATGTAGATTCCCTACCGATGTTCTCATTGGCCTCTCCGTTCACCAGACCATTAGTATCCCTTCTCCCTGTGCATGATACCCTGAACAGGAGCGAGTAGGACTTGACCATGTGGCTGTTACTGGGCTCAAACTCGTTACTGGACACCAGTAAGGAAGGGTAGGCCCCAGGCTTGGTTTGGTTGCTGTCAGGATTCAAAGGCACCTGCTTTTTACCTGTAGGCACTTGCTTAATAGGGCAGCTGACatcctgaaacaacacacttaATTGAACACGCGGTAGCAGCACATAAACATTGTTCTACAAAGCGAGAGACTTTGATTAATGGTGACTTTACCTTGCGTTTTTTATGGCAGACTTTGACAAGTAGCACCTCTAGCGACACGgaattttgttcattttctgaATTCTGTGATGGCTTttctgcaaaatgaaaaaaaaaaacaatctagtgttaatcttttttttctcttcccatTTCTGATACACAACAAATGATGGCCAATGTTTACTCTATGTGATGGTTATAAAGCTAATGCTCTTTTGGTATTGAAAATGACCTCAGTTGGGGAGAATATAATCAAAACCCTtgattgaaaatatatatttttttagcatGGATGTAGTTAATGACACTAGTTTGTTCAAGTCAATGCAAATCTGCTTTTATGTATTTGGAATATGACCTTGACATGTAGTAGGATCGTCCAAACTGCTTTTATTGTACTAAACCAAAGTACAGTATAGACATCATCTTCATCTAGATTTACTCTATCGGAGCTTCCATGCCGGTTTGAGACATGTATCCATGGAAACAACAACATTACCAATGTGTCTACATAAACTAAAATGATCGACGATGtactgatttaaaaacacaattaaccCGGGAAGTTTTATATCAACACTTAAACTGATGCATTATTGATGATactttgcactgcctgttatgCTGTTGAAGTAACAACTGCATTGCACTGTGGGATATTTTTGCTGACATAGAATCTAGTGCTGGCATACTGTAAGATTCCCTCATTAATAGTTTGCACTGtatgtaatcttttttttcttcttctttacttAGCCAATGTTGAGTGCctgtggaggtgtgtctctcAAAACAAACATATCACACTAAAGTATAAAGAGTCAAACCTGCTTACCATCCTTATGGAAGAACCCAGTGAAAGTTAACTGTAGATGTGATGACAAGCTaaacaacaagcagaaaaatataCAGATAAGTCATAACAAGTGCCCCAGTTTTTAATATGAACAATCGTACATTGTATCAACACTGTTTGGCTGGTATATTGCCGAGAACTATTCAGCAATAAAAAGGGCATTACGGCTCTTTAAGAGCTTATTTTTTACCTCGGAGAATCCTGCTCTCCCTTCATCTTCTCGACTGTCTGCAACATGTCATCCACTTTGAATGTTTTCCTGGGAGGAAGGATTAAAAGTCACAGGATTAAAGTGAGTTATTAGTTCTGTGACTCATCAGAAATTACATTAAACTGATCATGCATCAATTGTATTATGAAACCTTGTTGGTGCAGTTTCATTCGTACTAAAAGCAACTCTGTTCATGTATAATATCTGAGAAGACATCATCAGATTTCATACCTTCTGGCATTCGTTCGACCGTTTCTGTGAGCCATGAAGGTAAGCGACCTGTGCAAAAATATGGGCTacaaaaaagggagaaaaaaaaaatggattcattAAAAATTGACAGTtcaataaacagaataaaaaaacaaaactggtaTAGTCAATCACTTACTGCAATCAAGTTTCTTGTGCGAAGAAATCTGTATATCTGAGTTGGTTCTGGAATGAGAAACAGATCTTATTGtgatcaatcaatttttatctgtatagcgtcaactcataacaagcgttatctcgagacactttacaaaaagcagctaaaagaccttactcattgttatgttacaaagatccggcctatccatcatgagcacttcagcaaagcagcaaaaagtTACAGTGGTGAGAAAGTGATGCTGATAATCACTATGGAGTCTCAACAAACTTCTGACAGATCAATCCAGCGAAAACAATCACATATTCAAAATGAACTtaggtttataaaaaaaaaattaaaaaaaaggcaacactGTGGTCCATTTGGTCTGCATTATGACACAGGCCACAACTTTATCATCGACCACCTTTCAATTCACTGCGTCAGAACCTGAAACAGTACTGGATGCTATGTTTACTTTACAAGAAGACATGTTAACAAGTGTTTTGCCAAATGAACACTCAATACattatgccccccccccccttccccccacaCTCGGATAATTGCTTCTCCAATAAATCTATTCAACAGTGTCAAGTCACAAACATTTACTTAGTGTCCTCATGGACTGACAGGCAACATGTGCAGGCCTTTCAGGTAAAAGAAAGATAATGAAAGCAATGACAGCGGGGTTAAAGATGTGGGTTTTAAGCAAAGGGAACGTCCTCCCCCATGTAATACAGACAGTAAAGCTGCATTACAGCTGGACGATACAAACTCTTACTTTCAAAGGCCTGCAGAAACAGCTCATGGTCGGCCTGGATCTGCTCCATCTTCGGCTTCTTCACAGAGTTCATCATGGCTGATGAGGCGGGGTACACGGCGCCGTTTGCTTTACAACTCGCCCCACTCATAATATGACCTGAGCTCTGCgtgtgaaacaaacaaaacaaaacaaaaaaaaaaaacacaacacgtGTTAATAAATATGGTTTAAAGTGGTGGCTACGCGTTAGCTGCGCTAGTGGGCGAGTTAGCAGAGACGCTAGCTAGCTCGAGCTAACATGTTTGGACAGCttggtatttcttttttttagcgcAGGAATGAGTCGTTTAATTACAAAAAATCGATAATCGGCTGGTAGTACACGTCGGGCGTGAATAGTAGCAACCCACCCTGGCCGATGGCATTAATTAGATGTCCCACTGCCGCCAGCAAGAAGCCTGGCAGACTCAACAGCAGAAACCCATGAAGAAGAGGGCGACGAGACAGCGGCTAGTTAGCTCGCAATGCTAACATGGTTTACAAGACAATAAACCTCGGTTCCCCAACATTCAACTGTCCTAAAAACTGTAGTTTGATATCCGAGATAcgtggattattattattacgaTTTTTTATAATAGGATAATTGATTATCTCTCTGGTATTTATTGTCGGTGTGGTTCCCTTCAATTTGTACTGAACAACAGAGTGTTAGTCTGCTGTCGGCCAATGGGAAACGGCCTGACAGAATGcagcgctgtgattggctgccgGTATCCGGAGATGACACACGACCCGCTCTCGCTTTCT from Labrus bergylta chromosome 1, fLabBer1.1, whole genome shotgun sequence includes these protein-coding regions:
- the suz12b gene encoding polycomb protein suz12-B isoform X1, yielding MPSARSSGHIMSGASCKANGAVYPASSAMMNSVKKPKMEQIQADHELFLQAFEKPTQIYRFLRTRNLIAPIFLHRSLTFMAHRNGRTNARRKTFKVDDMLQTVEKMKGEQDSPSLSSHLQLTFTGFFHKDEKPSQNSENEQNSVSLEVLLVKVCHKKRKDVSCPIKQVPTGKKQVPLNPDSNQTKPGAYPSLLVSSNEFEPSNSHMVKSYSLLFRVSCTGRRDTNGLVNGEANENIDVTDTPSRKKRSSSHRDDGDATETFVAQMTVFDKNRRLQLLDGEYEVSMQGMEDSPISKKRATWETILDGKRLPPFETFSQGPTLQFMLRWTGDASGKSTAPVAKPLATRNSDSYSPMETRTSNHRAALMTVKESVSTDIQTRKEQVPCEPRQKLRIFYQFLYNNNTRQQTEARDDLHCPWCTLNCSKLYSLLKHLKLSHSRFIFNYVPHPKGARIDVSINECYDGSYVGNPQDIHSQPGFAFSRNGPVKRTAVTHILVCRPKRTKPSLSEFLETEDGELEQQRTYVSGHNRLYFHSDSCMPLRPQEMELDSEDERDPEWLREKTATQLDEFTDVNEGEKEVMKLWNLHVMKHGSPNNRNVKDGSFIADNQMNHAIMFFAENNGAYIIRRNLCRNFLLHLVSMHDFNLVSTATIDRAMARLRQIQEELPNTEEEQRDQILASAGACNGNSVTSSGGKQGKRTKSALTD
- the suz12b gene encoding polycomb protein suz12-B isoform X2, with the translated sequence MPSARSSGHIMSGASCKANGAVYPASSAMMNSVKKPKMEQIQADHELFLQAFEKPTQIYRFLRTRNLIAPIFLHRSLTFMAHRNGRTNARRKTFKVDDMLQTVEKMKGEQDSPSLSSHLQLTFTGFFHKDEKPSQNSENEQNSVSLEVLLVKVCHKKRKDVSCPIKQVPTGKKQVPLNPDSNQTKPGAYPSLLVSSNEFEPSNSHMVKSYSLLFRVSCTGRRDTNGLVNGEANENIDVTDTPSRKKRSSSHRDDGDATETFVAQMTVFDKNRRLQLLDGEYEVSMQGMEDSPISKKRATWETILDGKRLPPFETFSQGPTLQFMLRWTGDASGKSTAPVAKPLATRNSDSYSPMETRTSNHRAALMMKESVSTDIQTRKEQVPCEPRQKLRIFYQFLYNNNTRQQTEARDDLHCPWCTLNCSKLYSLLKHLKLSHSRFIFNYVPHPKGARIDVSINECYDGSYVGNPQDIHSQPGFAFSRNGPVKRTAVTHILVCRPKRTKPSLSEFLETEDGELEQQRTYVSGHNRLYFHSDSCMPLRPQEMELDSEDERDPEWLREKTATQLDEFTDVNEGEKEVMKLWNLHVMKHGSPNNRNVKDGSFIADNQMNHAIMFFAENNGAYIIRRNLCRNFLLHLVSMHDFNLVSTATIDRAMARLRQIQEELPNTEEEQRDQILASAGACNGNSVTSSGGKQGKRTKSALTD
- the suz12b gene encoding polycomb protein suz12-B isoform X3, whose amino-acid sequence is MPSARSSGHIMSGASCKANGAVYPASSAMMNSVKKPKMEQIQADHELFLQAFEKPTQIYRFLRTRNLIAPIFLHRSLTFMAHRNGRTNARRKTFKVDDMLQTVEKMKGEQDSPSLSSHLQLTFTGFFHKDEKPSQNSENEQNSVSLEVLLVKVCHKKRKDVSCPIKQVPTGKKQVPLNPDSNQTKPGAYPSLLVSSNEFEPSNSHMVKSYSLLFRVSCTGRRDTNGLVNGEANENIDVTDTPSRKKRSSSHRDDGDATETFVAQMTVFDKNRRLQLLDGEYEVSMQGMEDSPISKKRATWETILDGKRLPPFETFSQGPTLQFMLRWTGDASGKSTAPVAKPLATRNSDSYSPMETRTSNHRAALMTVKESVSTDIQTRKEQVPCEPRQKLRIFYQFLYNNNTRQQTEARDDLHCPWCTLNCSKLYSLLKHLKLSHSRFIFNYVPHPKGARIDVSINECYDGSYVGNPQDIHSQPGFAFSRNGPVKRTAVTHILVCRPKRTKPSLSEFLETEDGELEQQRTYVSGHNRLYFHSDSCMPLRPQEMELDSEDERDPEWLREKTATQLDEFTDVNEGEKEVMKLWNLHVMKHGFIADNQMNHAIMFFAENNGAYIIRRNLCRNFLLHLVSMHDFNLVSTATIDRAMARLRQIQEELPNTEEEQRDQILASAGACNGNSVTSSGGKQGKRTKSALTD